A window of the Mucilaginibacter sp. cycad4 genome harbors these coding sequences:
- a CDS encoding aspartate-semialdehyde dehydrogenase, with protein sequence MKVAVVGATGLVGTKMLQVLAERNFPVTELIPVASEKSIGKEITFKGKQFKVVSVEDAIKMKPDVAIFSAGGSTSLQQAPLFAAAGTTVIDNSSAWRMDPTKKLVVPEVNADVLTAEDKIIANPNCSTIQMVVALKPLHDKYKIKRVVVSTYQSVTGTGVKAVDQLFNERKGIDGPKVYPYTIDLNVIPQIDVFTENGYTKEEMKMILETKKIMGDDSIKVTATTVRIPVMGGHSESVNIEFANDFDLAEVRELLANAPGIVVVDDTANLKYPMPLDAHDKDEVFVGRIRRDETQDNTLNCWIVSDNLRKGAATNAVQIAEYLAAQHLIGQPVEA encoded by the coding sequence ATGAAAGTCGCAGTAGTAGGTGCTACAGGATTAGTAGGCACCAAAATGTTGCAGGTTCTTGCAGAACGCAACTTCCCCGTTACAGAATTAATTCCCGTAGCTTCAGAAAAAAGTATTGGTAAAGAAATTACTTTTAAGGGTAAGCAGTTTAAGGTGGTTTCTGTTGAGGATGCGATTAAGATGAAGCCGGACGTAGCAATTTTCTCGGCCGGCGGAAGCACTTCATTGCAGCAGGCTCCTTTATTTGCAGCTGCTGGTACAACTGTTATTGATAATTCATCGGCATGGCGTATGGACCCAACCAAAAAATTGGTTGTGCCCGAAGTAAATGCTGATGTGCTTACTGCCGAAGATAAGATCATCGCTAACCCGAATTGCTCAACCATACAAATGGTAGTGGCTTTAAAACCACTGCACGATAAATACAAAATTAAAAGGGTTGTAGTTTCAACCTACCAATCGGTTACGGGTACAGGTGTTAAAGCTGTTGATCAGCTGTTTAACGAGCGTAAAGGTATCGACGGGCCGAAAGTTTACCCTTACACTATCGATTTGAACGTGATCCCGCAGATTGATGTATTCACCGAAAACGGTTATACTAAAGAGGAAATGAAAATGATCCTCGAAACCAAAAAGATCATGGGCGATGACAGCATCAAAGTAACTGCTACTACTGTGCGCATCCCGGTTATGGGCGGTCACTCTGAGTCGGTTAACATTGAGTTTGCAAATGATTTTGATCTGGCCGAAGTACGTGAGTTATTGGCTAACGCGCCGGGTATTGTCGTGGTTGATGATACCGCTAACCTGAAATACCCGATGCCGCTTGACGCGCACGATAAAGACGAGGTATTTGTAGGCCGCATCCGCCGCGATGAAACTCAGGACAATACACTTAACTGCTGGATAGTATCTGATAACTTGCGTAAAGGTGCAGCTACCAACGCCGTGCAAATTGCAGAGTACCTTGCTGCTCAGCATTTGATTGGTCAGCCGGTTGAGGCGTAA
- a CDS encoding DUF2442 domain-containing protein — MPLFNTRKGEKKVKVTFANGLLFVETDGGKPQAFPLEWFPQLLNATDEEREDWSQTEKGIRFNKLGVDVSL, encoded by the coding sequence ATGCCACTATTCAACACACGTAAAGGAGAGAAAAAAGTAAAGGTTACCTTTGCTAACGGCTTGCTTTTTGTGGAAACTGATGGTGGCAAACCCCAGGCTTTTCCGCTGGAATGGTTTCCACAGTTACTGAACGCTACCGACGAGGAACGTGAAGACTGGAGCCAAACCGAAAAAGGCATCCGGTTTAACAAGCTGGGTGTGGATGTTTCGCTTTAG
- a CDS encoding type 1 glutamine amidotransferase domain-containing protein has translation MASLNGRKVAILTEEGFEQVELTSPKEALEQAGATVHVISPKSGKIKAWDKTNWGIEINVDKQLSEVSPDDYDALVLPGGVLNPDKLRQNKDAVAFASAFLDEGKPVAAICHGPQLLIETGMIRGRRLTSYPSLQTDLKNAGADWVDEEVVVDNGLVTSRRPDDLEAFNRKAIEEIGEGVHHV, from the coding sequence ATGGCAAGTTTAAATGGTCGTAAGGTAGCTATCCTTACCGAAGAAGGATTTGAGCAGGTTGAATTAACAAGCCCAAAAGAAGCCCTGGAGCAGGCAGGTGCAACAGTACACGTGATATCGCCAAAAAGCGGAAAGATCAAAGCCTGGGACAAAACCAACTGGGGCATCGAGATTAATGTTGATAAACAATTAAGCGAAGTAAGTCCTGATGATTACGATGCGTTGGTTTTGCCGGGCGGTGTGCTTAACCCCGATAAGTTAAGACAAAATAAAGATGCCGTGGCATTTGCCTCTGCTTTTTTAGATGAAGGCAAACCGGTAGCAGCTATCTGCCACGGCCCGCAATTGCTGATAGAAACAGGTATGATCAGGGGCAGGCGGTTAACTTCATACCCTTCGCTACAAACCGACCTTAAAAATGCCGGTGCCGATTGGGTTGATGAAGAAGTAGTGGTTGATAACGGCCTGGTGACCAGTCGTCGCCCCGATGATCTGGAAGCATTTAACCGTAAGGCTATTGAAGAGATAGGCGAAGGCGTTCATCATGTGTAA
- a CDS encoding IS4 family transposase — MARTEIKIGIKIISELKSFVSLIVQNEPLLNNFRKSEKDFTRNRKLPFERLVLLIVKLCKKTLSIELEKFFEELGGQSPCSVSAFTQQRIKLKASFFYWWNNVLLSSYYHHAKQGDIKRWKGFRVVSADGSNVSLVNTPVLSNYFGGASNQSGCFVQAKTFYHYDVLNELVLMSRIMPYRYGEVPMAYDAIEQLKKDMLVIYDRNFCSYKMFALHLWAEEEIKFVIRGKNDQNMIKDFIAGGKHTAIVYLAPVTTAIKSLKESGFITTNKTLLKLRLVRVELENAVEVLVTNLWEEEGYPNSEFKALYFLRWGVETNISIQKNILQLEAFSGLTVESVEQDFYATVFMTNLHAVLIKDAQASVDNNLINRKYPMKVNKNKSFGKLKINLVAIFNDNNADHILEVLHKHFIRDILPVRKDRTFPRVRKNRQTNSKHRTYSNFKPAY, encoded by the coding sequence ATGGCCAGGACCGAGATAAAAATAGGAATAAAAATTATTTCCGAACTAAAAAGCTTTGTTTCTTTAATTGTCCAGAACGAACCTCTGTTGAATAATTTCAGAAAGTCTGAAAAAGACTTCACCCGAAATAGAAAACTCCCCTTTGAACGACTTGTTTTACTTATAGTTAAGCTCTGTAAGAAAACACTTAGCATAGAACTTGAAAAGTTTTTTGAAGAATTAGGAGGTCAGAGTCCCTGCTCAGTAAGCGCCTTTACCCAACAACGTATAAAATTAAAAGCATCTTTCTTTTACTGGTGGAACAATGTTCTATTAAGCAGTTATTACCATCATGCGAAGCAGGGGGATATAAAACGTTGGAAGGGTTTTCGGGTAGTTTCCGCAGATGGTTCTAACGTCAGTTTAGTAAACACACCTGTGCTAAGCAATTATTTTGGAGGTGCAAGCAATCAGAGTGGGTGTTTCGTACAAGCAAAGACATTTTACCACTATGACGTGCTGAATGAGCTTGTTCTGATGTCCCGGATCATGCCTTATCGTTATGGTGAGGTACCAATGGCTTATGATGCGATAGAACAACTGAAAAAAGATATGCTGGTTATTTATGACCGGAATTTTTGCAGTTATAAGATGTTTGCCTTGCATCTGTGGGCTGAAGAGGAAATCAAATTTGTCATCAGGGGAAAGAATGATCAGAATATGATAAAGGATTTCATAGCAGGAGGTAAACACACGGCCATTGTTTACTTAGCCCCTGTAACTACAGCTATCAAATCATTAAAAGAGAGTGGGTTTATCACAACCAATAAAACATTATTAAAACTGAGATTGGTACGGGTAGAACTGGAAAACGCGGTAGAGGTGCTGGTAACCAATCTTTGGGAAGAAGAAGGTTATCCCAATAGTGAATTTAAGGCGCTTTACTTTTTGAGATGGGGCGTAGAAACTAATATATCGATTCAGAAAAATATCCTGCAATTGGAAGCTTTCAGCGGCCTAACCGTTGAATCGGTTGAGCAGGACTTTTATGCAACTGTATTCATGACCAACCTACATGCTGTTTTAATAAAAGATGCTCAAGCATCGGTAGATAATAATCTGATAAATAGAAAATATCCCATGAAAGTGAATAAAAATAAGTCCTTTGGAAAGTTAAAGATTAATTTAGTGGCTATTTTCAACGACAATAATGCCGATCACATTTTAGAGGTATTACACAAACATTTTATCAGAGATATATTGCCCGTGAGAAAAGATAGAACCTTTCCACGAGTCAGAAAAAACAGGCAAACAAATAGTAAACACCGAACTTATTCTAACTTTAAACCAGCTTATTAA
- a CDS encoding NAD-dependent epimerase/dehydratase family protein: protein MSEKILVIGANGQIGTELVMALRNIHGAEAVIASDINSPTYAMRGSTGPFELINVLDKDNLHHIFDKHRPTQVYLLAAILSAVGEQKPKMAWDLNMTGLLHVLDFAVEFKVNKVFWPSSIAVFGPHSPQHNTPQYCVMDPNTVYGFSKLAGERWCEYYFNKYGLDVRSIRYPGLIGWKANPGGGTTDYAVHIFHHALKTGSYESFLAEGTALPMMYMDDAIRATISLMGAPAEKISIRSSYNLAGISFTPEQLAAEIKKLIPKFEISYSDNDPRQAIADSWPKSVDDSYAQNDWGWKLEYDLPKMVADMLENLKNII, encoded by the coding sequence ATGAGCGAAAAGATCTTAGTGATAGGCGCCAACGGCCAGATCGGCACCGAACTGGTAATGGCTTTGAGAAATATACACGGGGCCGAAGCAGTTATAGCTTCAGATATCAATAGCCCAACCTATGCCATGCGCGGCAGCACCGGGCCCTTTGAACTGATCAATGTACTTGATAAAGATAACCTGCACCACATATTTGATAAGCACCGCCCCACGCAGGTTTACCTTTTAGCAGCCATACTTTCCGCCGTAGGCGAACAAAAACCCAAAATGGCCTGGGACCTGAACATGACCGGCTTGCTGCATGTGCTGGATTTTGCAGTTGAGTTTAAAGTAAATAAAGTTTTCTGGCCAAGCTCAATAGCTGTTTTTGGCCCGCATTCGCCGCAGCATAATACACCACAGTATTGTGTAATGGATCCCAACACAGTTTATGGCTTCAGCAAACTGGCCGGCGAGCGCTGGTGCGAATACTATTTTAATAAATATGGGCTCGACGTACGCAGCATCCGCTACCCGGGCCTGATAGGCTGGAAAGCTAACCCCGGCGGCGGCACTACCGATTATGCCGTACATATATTTCACCATGCGTTAAAAACCGGCAGCTACGAAAGTTTTCTGGCTGAAGGTACTGCCCTGCCGATGATGTATATGGACGATGCCATCAGGGCTACCATTAGTTTGATGGGTGCCCCGGCCGAAAAAATCAGCATCCGTTCATCCTATAACCTTGCAGGTATCAGCTTTACACCTGAGCAGTTAGCTGCCGAAATAAAGAAACTGATCCCTAAATTTGAGATCAGCTACAGCGATAATGACCCGCGACAAGCCATCGCCGATAGCTGGCCAAAATCAGTCGACGACAGCTACGCGCAGAACGACTGGGGCTGGAAACTGGAATACGATCTGCCCAAAATGGTAGCTGATATGCTGGAGAACCTTAAAAATATTATTTAA
- a CDS encoding dienelactone hydrolase family protein, whose protein sequence is MIKILRITGMLSLLLAFSFLAKAQNLTSFDRGSFIFKVDTLPYRILFPKHFNPGQKYPLLFVLHGSGERGNNNESQLAYGAQRLLQDSCRELYEAIVVFPQCPTKSYWSNVKQVTDSATNKRKFIFQEDAPPTMAMIMLMGLVDQFLEKPFVDKHKVYVGGLSMGGMGTFEIIGREPKIFAAAFAICGGDNTLNAKKYAKKVPLWIFHGNNDPVVPADHSQVMVDAIKEAGGHPRFTLYPGVGHNSWDNAFNEPDLLHWLFSHSK, encoded by the coding sequence ATGATCAAAATATTACGAATCACAGGAATGCTAAGCTTGCTCTTAGCATTTTCTTTTTTAGCCAAAGCCCAAAATTTGACCTCGTTTGATAGGGGCAGCTTTATTTTTAAAGTAGATACACTGCCATACCGCATTTTATTTCCCAAACATTTTAACCCGGGGCAAAAGTACCCTCTGTTATTTGTGCTGCATGGTTCGGGCGAACGTGGAAACAATAACGAATCGCAGCTGGCTTACGGAGCGCAAAGACTTTTGCAGGATAGTTGCAGAGAATTGTATGAAGCCATAGTGGTTTTTCCACAATGCCCCACAAAAAGCTACTGGAGTAATGTGAAACAGGTTACCGACTCAGCAACCAATAAACGGAAATTTATTTTCCAGGAGGATGCGCCGCCAACAATGGCTATGATTATGTTGATGGGGCTTGTTGACCAGTTTTTGGAGAAACCTTTTGTTGATAAGCACAAAGTTTACGTAGGTGGTCTGAGTATGGGCGGCATGGGCACCTTCGAGATCATTGGCCGCGAACCTAAGATATTTGCAGCCGCCTTTGCCATTTGCGGCGGTGATAACACCTTAAATGCAAAAAAATATGCCAAAAAAGTTCCGCTATGGATATTCCACGGCAATAATGACCCGGTAGTACCTGCTGATCATTCGCAGGTAATGGTTGATGCCATTAAAGAGGCGGGAGGACATCCAAGGTTTACCCTATATCCTGGTGTAGGGCATAATAGCTGGGATAACGCTTTTAATGAGCCTGATTTGCTGCATTGGCTGTTTTCGCATAGTAAGTGA
- the crtD gene encoding 1-hydroxycarotenoid 3,4-desaturase CrtD, with product MPSSKKALIIGAGIAGIATAIRLAVKGYKVEVYEANSYPGGKLSQFEQDGYRFDAGPSLFTMPQYVDELFELAGKNPSDYFRYQKLDPVCKYFYEDGTRLMAYADKEKFGNEIQQQTGEPAMAVNKYLANSSRIYSITNHVFLERSLHQLKTYLRWDTVKSILRFGKIDAFRSMHKANQSFFKDKRIVQFFDRYATYNGSNPYDAPATLNVIPHLEQHFGAYFPEGGMYNITSCLVVLAESLGVKFHYNNPVAEIVLRGHQVKGISTNNGVIEGDLVVSNMDIWFTYHTLLSVYPKLHPQKILSQERSSSALIFYWGIRDQFKELNLHNIFFSADYEAEFKHIWQEKNIYHDPTIYLNISSKYEPGDAPGGCENWFVMINVPANTGQDWDALIAEAGKNILNKLSRLLGKDIRPLISNESVLDPRSIESRTSSYQGSLYGTSSNSQFAAFLRHANKSSKVKGLYFCGGSVHPGGGIPLCLLSAKIVSSVVG from the coding sequence ATGCCCTCCTCAAAAAAAGCTTTGATTATTGGCGCCGGTATAGCGGGTATTGCAACAGCTATCCGCCTGGCGGTAAAAGGATATAAAGTTGAAGTTTATGAGGCTAATAGCTACCCCGGCGGTAAGCTGAGCCAGTTTGAGCAGGATGGTTACCGGTTTGATGCCGGACCGAGCCTGTTTACCATGCCGCAATATGTCGACGAGCTTTTTGAACTGGCCGGCAAAAATCCCTCCGATTATTTCAGGTATCAAAAACTGGATCCTGTTTGCAAATACTTTTATGAGGATGGCACCCGGTTAATGGCCTATGCCGATAAGGAAAAGTTTGGCAATGAGATTCAGCAGCAAACCGGTGAACCAGCTATGGCTGTAAATAAATACCTTGCAAACAGCAGCCGGATCTATAGTATTACGAATCATGTTTTTTTAGAGCGTTCCCTGCATCAGCTCAAAACTTACCTGCGCTGGGATACCGTTAAATCAATATTGAGATTTGGAAAAATAGACGCTTTCCGCAGTATGCATAAGGCTAACCAAAGCTTTTTTAAGGATAAGCGAATTGTACAGTTTTTTGACAGGTATGCAACCTACAATGGCTCAAATCCATATGACGCGCCCGCTACGCTGAACGTGATCCCGCACCTGGAGCAACACTTTGGTGCTTATTTTCCTGAAGGGGGGATGTATAACATAACTTCTTGTTTAGTGGTACTGGCCGAATCATTAGGTGTGAAATTTCACTACAATAACCCGGTAGCAGAAATTGTATTGCGAGGACACCAAGTAAAAGGAATCAGCACTAATAACGGAGTAATTGAAGGGGACCTTGTGGTATCCAATATGGATATTTGGTTTACTTATCATACGCTGCTAAGTGTGTATCCCAAGCTCCATCCTCAAAAAATATTAAGCCAGGAGCGGAGCAGTTCGGCCCTGATATTTTATTGGGGGATCCGGGATCAGTTTAAAGAGCTTAACCTGCATAATATATTTTTCAGTGCTGATTACGAGGCGGAATTTAAACATATCTGGCAGGAAAAAAACATTTATCATGATCCTACCATATACCTTAACATTAGCTCAAAATATGAACCCGGTGATGCTCCTGGGGGTTGCGAAAACTGGTTCGTGATGATCAATGTACCGGCCAATACCGGGCAGGACTGGGATGCGCTGATAGCTGAAGCGGGGAAAAACATCTTGAACAAGTTAAGTCGCCTGCTGGGTAAAGATATTAGACCGCTGATATCTAATGAAAGCGTTCTTGATCCGCGAAGTATAGAAAGCCGCACGTCCTCATATCAAGGCTCCCTGTATGGTACCAGTTCAAACAGCCAGTTTGCTGCGTTTTTGAGGCATGCCAATAAATCGTCTAAAGTAAAAGGTTTATATTTTTGCGGGGGGAGTGTACATCCGGGAGGGGGGATTCCGCTTTGTTTGTTATCGGCCAAAATTGTGAGCTCGGTAGTGGGCTAA
- a CDS encoding YebC/PmpR family DNA-binding transcriptional regulator, with protein MGRAFEFRKERKFKRWAKMAVQFTRLGKEIVMAVKAGGGDVNTNSRLRTAVQNAKAVNMPKDRVEAAIKRASSRDEKDYEELVYEGYAPYGVAVLVETATDNTNRTVANVRSYFTKYGGSLGKTGSLDFIFTRKSVFTFEPGERDLEELEFELIDAGLEEIFVEADENGNDIAVIHTAFEDFGKMQKALEEIGIEVKSAKLERVPQSFHAVTEEQVTDIMKLIDRLEEDDDVQAVYHNMAE; from the coding sequence ATGGGAAGAGCATTTGAATTCCGCAAAGAAAGAAAGTTTAAGCGCTGGGCCAAAATGGCAGTGCAGTTTACCCGTTTAGGTAAAGAAATTGTAATGGCTGTTAAAGCCGGCGGCGGTGATGTTAACACCAACTCGCGCTTACGTACTGCAGTACAAAACGCCAAGGCCGTAAACATGCCTAAAGACCGTGTTGAAGCAGCCATTAAACGCGCCAGTAGCCGCGACGAAAAAGATTACGAAGAGCTTGTTTACGAAGGATACGCGCCTTATGGCGTTGCCGTTTTGGTTGAAACTGCAACTGATAACACTAACCGTACCGTTGCCAACGTACGCAGTTACTTTACAAAATATGGTGGTTCGTTAGGTAAAACCGGATCATTGGATTTCATCTTCACCCGCAAGTCGGTTTTCACTTTTGAGCCGGGCGAACGCGACCTGGAAGAACTTGAATTTGAACTGATAGACGCAGGTTTGGAAGAGATTTTTGTCGAGGCTGACGAAAATGGCAACGATATTGCAGTAATCCACACAGCTTTTGAAGATTTTGGTAAAATGCAAAAAGCATTGGAAGAAATCGGCATCGAGGTAAAATCAGCCAAATTAGAGCGCGTACCGCAATCGTTCCACGCCGTTACCGAAGAACAGGTTACCGATATCATGAAACTGATTGACCGTTTGGAGGAAGATGACGACGTGCAGGCTGTTTACCATAATATGGCGGAGTAA
- a CDS encoding LysR substrate-binding domain-containing protein: MISFAHRVFMEVAANLSFSKAAQVLFITQPAISKHVKALEDQYKVPLFERKGNSILLTEAGNKLNEYLQQATEIERKIEYDLSVLSNLSQAAGHLRLGASTTIALYILPSILSGFQREYANVDVQLVNRNSEYILNALLNHEVDIGIIEVDNKLTTVSYKPFMSDEVIPVCSAKSPLAGKSLTLKQFVKTPLAVRERGSGTLNAVLKALSPLHIKPADLSVKIRLGGTEALKNFLLADQCLGFMPRPSIIRQLAEGDLVEVPVEGLRITRNFFFIRRKGTEDYGLTSNFINFALQHTGQSSE; this comes from the coding sequence ATGATCTCTTTCGCCCATCGCGTATTTATGGAAGTTGCCGCCAACCTGAGTTTCAGTAAGGCTGCCCAGGTGCTGTTTATAACCCAGCCGGCCATCAGCAAGCACGTTAAGGCGCTCGAAGATCAATATAAAGTACCCTTGTTTGAGCGTAAGGGCAACAGCATTTTATTAACCGAAGCTGGTAATAAGCTAAACGAGTATTTACAGCAGGCTACCGAAATTGAACGGAAAATTGAGTATGATCTTTCGGTGCTAAGCAATCTTTCGCAAGCTGCCGGGCATTTACGATTAGGTGCGAGCACAACTATCGCCCTGTATATTTTACCGTCGATACTTTCAGGCTTTCAGCGTGAATATGCAAATGTAGATGTACAACTGGTAAACCGCAACAGCGAATATATTCTGAACGCTTTGCTTAACCATGAGGTTGATATCGGTATTATTGAGGTTGATAATAAGCTCACTACGGTTTCATACAAGCCATTTATGAGCGATGAGGTGATCCCGGTTTGCTCGGCTAAAAGCCCACTGGCCGGGAAATCATTAACCTTAAAACAGTTTGTAAAAACACCTTTGGCCGTAAGGGAACGCGGTTCGGGTACGTTGAATGCAGTTTTGAAAGCGCTTTCACCTTTACACATTAAACCGGCCGATCTGTCGGTGAAGATCCGTCTTGGTGGTACCGAAGCTTTGAAAAACTTCCTGCTGGCCGATCAATGCCTTGGTTTTATGCCCCGGCCATCCATCATCAGGCAATTGGCCGAAGGCGACCTGGTTGAAGTGCCTGTTGAAGGCCTTAGAATTACCCGTAATTTCTTTTTCATCCGCCGTAAGGGAACGGAGGATTATGGGCTGACAAGCAACTTTATCAATTTTGCGCTGCAGCATACCGGACAATCTTCCGAATGA